The Molothrus ater isolate BHLD 08-10-18 breed brown headed cowbird chromosome 9, BPBGC_Mater_1.1, whole genome shotgun sequence genome includes a region encoding these proteins:
- the ZBTB41 gene encoding zinc finger and BTB domain-containing protein 41: MKKRRRLAASLNEKVHLGHEKDTSEQILVVDCAQEIVSKSAETASADQLESSRELSPSPEQRKLLSSLQYNKNLLKYLNDDRQKHPSFCDLLIIVEGKEFSAHKVVVAVGSSYFHACLSKNPSTDVVTLDHVTHSVFQHLLEFLYTSEFFVYKNEIPLVLEAAKFLDIIDAVKLLNNENVSSVQTDVVTDAPRPVEALSELTGKLLNSHQCTFCGRSFCYKKSLENHLAKAHRPLSLEQKHGLKMVEKASFSTRRSTRSRKCPAKFGISDNESGDASDSNLEKVSSDKETSERSEFEDSESESNVDEDGQEEEMSGEDSESEEQSEKEQNDAEEGSEAVDSMGNIPEGLAPVIIQSSSKKLLQCPKCDKKFDRVGKYESHTRVHTGEKPFECDICHQRYSTKSNLTVHRKKHSSDTDFHKKEHKCPYCNKLHASKKTLAKHVKRFHPENVQEFLSIKKTKSEGWKCDICKKSFTRRPHLEEHMILHSQDKPFKCTYCEEHFKSRFARLKHQEKFHLGPFPCDICGRQFNDTGNLKRHIECTHGGKRKWTCFICGKSVRERTTLKEHLRIHSGEKPHLCSICGQSFRHGSSYRLHLRVHHDDKRYECEECGKTFIRHDHLTKHKKIHSGEKAHQCEECGKCFGRRDHLTVHYKSVHLGEKVWQKYKATFHQCEVCKKVFKGKSSLEMHFRTHSGEKPYKCQICNQSFRIKKTLTKHMVIHSDARPFNCQHCNATFKRKDKLKYHIDHVHGSKAAEEALASSPEEKLVSLPVQYTSDDKVYQTEAKQYVEQSKAYQSEAKTLLQNVSPEVCVPVTLVPVPMAEPQAELVQHSAQSHGILPPQPEQPDYQRATELSFLEKYTLTPQPANIVHPVRPEQMLDPRDQSYLGTLLGLDTTPTVQNISNNEHS; this comes from the exons ATGAAGAAAAGGAGACGGCTCGCTGCAAGTCTAAATGAAAAGGTTCATCTTGGCCATGAGAAAGATACTTCAGAACAGATTCTTGTAGTGGACTGTGCGCAAGAAATTGTCTCCAAGTCTGCAGAAACAGCTTCTGCAGATCAGCTCGAATCTTCCCGAGAACTTTCACCATCACCAGAGCAAAGAAAGCTCCTAAGCTCATTGCAATATAACAAAAATCTACTTAAATACTTAAATGATGATAGGCAGAAACATCCATCGTTTTGTGATTTACTCATAATTgtagaaggaaaagaatttaGTGCTCACAAAGTTGTTGTGGCTGTTGGGAGTAGTTATTTTCATGCCTGTTTGAGCAAAAATCCGAGCACCGACGTTGTCACGTTAGATCATGTAACTCATTCTGTCTTTCAACATTTGCTTGAGTTTCTTTACACTTCTGAGTTTTTTGtgtataaaaatgaaattccaTTAGTGCTGGAAGCAGCAAAATTTTTAGATATCATAGATGCAGTGAAGTTACTAAATAACGAAAATGTTTCCAGTGTACAGACTGATGTGGTTACTGATGCACCTAGACCAGTAGAAGCACTCAGTGAACTGACAGGTAAACTATTAAATAGTCATCAGTGCACTTTTTGTGGTCGAAGTTTCTGTTACAAGAAGTCCTTAGAGAATCATTTGGCTAAAGCCCACCGCCCCCTTTCCCTGGAACAAAAGCATGGGTTAAAAATGGTTGAGAAGGCCAGCTTTTCCACTAGACGCTCCACGAGAAGCCGTAAGTGTCCAGCTAAGTTCGGTATCAGTGACAATGAAAGTGGTGATGCCTCTGACAGCAACTTGGAAAAAGTCAGTTCTGACAAGGAGACATCTGAGAGAAGTGAATTTGAAGACAGTGAAAGTGAGTCCAACGTGGATGAAGATGGGCAGGAAGAGGAAATGTCCGGTGAAGATTCGGAATCTGAAGAACAAAGCGAAAAGGAACAGAACGATGCTGAAGAGGGTTCTGAGGCAGTTGACTCAATGGGGAATATTCCTGAAGGCTTAGCTCCAGTCATCATTCAAAGCAGTAGCAAAAAGCTACTGCAGTGTCCCAAGTGTGACAAAAAGTTTGATCGAGTAG GTAAATACGAGAGCCACACCCGTGTCCACACTGGTGAGAAGCCTTTTGAATGTGATATCTGTCACCAGCGCTACTCCACCAAGTCCAACCTGACAGTGCACAGAAAGAAACACTCCAGTGACACTGACTTCCATAAGAAGGAGCACAAATGTCCCTACTGCAATAAGCTCCATGCAAGCAAGAAGACCTTAGCGAAGCACGTGAAGAG GTTTCATCCAGAGAATGTACAAGAATTTCTTTCTATCAAGAAGACAAAGAGTGAAGGTTGGAAATGTGAT ATTTGTAAGAAATCTTTCACTCGAAGACCTCACTTAGAAGAGCATATGATCCTTCACTCTCAGGACAAGCCCTTCAAATGTACCTACTGTGAAGAACATTTCAAATCCCGATTTGCAAGACtgaaacatcaggaaaaattcCATCTCG GGCCTTTTCCTTGTGATATTTGTGGCCGCCAGTTTAATGACACAGGGAATCTGAAACGCCACATAGAATGTACTCAtgggggaaagaggaaatggaCATGTTTCATCTGTGGGAAATCCGTCAGGGAACG AACAACTTTGAAAGAACATCTGAGAATTCACAGTGGAGAGAAGCCTCATCTTTGCAGTATTTGTGGGCAGAGTTTTCGTCATGGAAGCTCTTACAG ACTTCATCTAAGAGTGCATCATGATGACAAGAGATATGAATGTGAAGAATGTGGGAAAACGTTTATTCGGCATGACCATctgacaaaacacaaaaaaatacattcag GTGAAAAAGCACATCAGTGTGAGGAATGTGGAAAATGTTTTGGCCGTCGAGATCACCTCACTGTTCATTATAAAAGTGTTCATCTAGGAGAAAAAGTTTGGCAGAA atatAAAGCAACGTTTCACCAGTGTGAAGTCTGTAAGAAAGTTTTTAAAGGGAAATCCAGTTTGGAAATGCATTTTAGGACACATTcag GTGAGAAGCCCTACAAATGCCAGATCTGTAATCAGTCTTTCAGAATTAAGAAGACATTAACAAAACACATGGTTATTCATTCAGATGCTCGACCCTTTAACTGCCAGCACTGCAATGCAACATTTAAACGAAAAGACAAGCTGAAGTATCACATTGATCATGTTCATGGGTCTAAGGCTGCAGAAGAGGCATTGGCATCTTCTCCAGAGGAAAAGCTAGTGTCCTTACCAGTGCAGTACACCTCTGATGACAAAGTTTACCAAACTGAGGCTAAACAGTACGTGGAACAGTCCAAAGCATATCAATCAGAAGCCAAAACTTTGCTGCAGAATGTATCCCCAGAAGTGTGTGTGCCTGTGACtctggtccctgtccccatggcagagccccaggcagagctggtgcagcACAGTGCTCAGTCCCACGGCATCCTGCCCCCGCAGCCCGAGCAGCCGGATTATCAGCGAGCCACGGAGCTCTCCTTCCTGGAGAAATACACCCTGACTCCACAGCCTGCAAACATTGTTCATCCTGTGAGGCCTGAGCAGATGCTGGATCCTAGAGACCAGTCATATCTTGGAACTCTACTGGGGCTAGATACAACTCCCACTGTACAGAATATTTCAAACAACGAACATTCGTGA